CTGATCACCATCAGCACGGCGATCCCCGCCATGTAGCCCACCAGCACCGGCCGGGACAGCAGGTTGGCCACGAAACCCAGCCGGCAGACCCAGAACACCAGGCACAGCCCGCCCACGGCCAGCGCGAGGGCCGCGGCCACCTCGGCGTAGGGCTGCCGGGTCTGGGTGACCAGCGCTCCGACGGCCACGGCCGTCATCAGGGCGGTGCTCGACTCCGGACCCACCGAGAGCTGGCGTGACGAGCCGAGCACGGCGTACACGGCGAGGGGGCCGAGGACGGCCCACAGGCCGACCACCGCCGGCAGCCCGGCGACCACCGCGTAGGCCATCACCTGCGGGACGAGGTAGGCGGCGACCGTCACGCCGGCGAGCAGGTCGCCGCGCAGCCAGCTGCGCTCGTAGTGCCCGAGCTGCCACAGCCCGGGCGTCAGGCGCTGCAGCCGGGAGCGGGGAGGGGGAGCGCGGCCGGCCATCCGCCGACCGTACCGAAACGGCGGCAGCAGCAGCACCCGGCGTGGGTGGCCCGCGACCCCGACCACCAGCAGGGCCAGGCCCAGGTGGTAGGACATCCGCTCCCCGAAGGCCCAGGCGGACGGCAGGACGTGGACGCCGCCGACGCCGGCGATCAGCGCCGCCCGCAGGCCGGCCCGGCCGGGAGGTGTTGGACCCGGCCCCTCAGCTGTCCCGGCGCCGGCGGGCTCGACGCACCGTCTCGTCGATGATCTGCTGCGCCACGTCGACGAGCTTGCGCTCCTCGTGCCGGCTGATGGCGCGCAGCCGCTCCAGGGCGTCGTGCTCGGTGTCCCCGGAGCGGCTCATCAGCATCCCGACTGCTCGGTCGACGATGCCGCGGGTCCGCTGCGAGGCCTCGAGGTGCTCGGCGAGCCGGAGCGCCTGCGCCAGGATCGCCGCGTTCTGCACGGCGATCGCGGCTGGTCCGGCGAACGCCTCGCCCAGGACCGCCGCGTGGTCGTCGAAGGCGTGCTTGGCGTGGGCGTAGACGTTCATCGCGCCGACGACGCCGTCGGAGGTGATCAGGGGCAGTGACACCGCGCTGTGCACGCCGAGACGGGCGACCTTGGAGCCGAAGCGGGGCCAGCGTCGGTCGCTGCCGAGCGATCCTGACAGGACGGTGCGGCCGTCGGCGGCGGCACTGACGCACGGCCCCTGCATGAGGGTGTACTGGATGTCGTCGACCTGCCGGACGAAGTCGGCGGTCACGACGACGGTGTTCGGCCGGCCCAGCTGGATGAGGGTCAGCCCCGCTCCCTCGGCGGCGGGGATGGCCCGGACCGCGAACTGGGCGACCCGGGTGAGCAGCTGCTCCAGGTCGAGCTCGCGGCTGGCCAGCGTCCCGAGCGCGGCGACGCTGCGCCGCAGGTCGTCCTCCTGGGTGGACTGCTCCTGCGACGACGGTGACTTGTCGTCGGTGACGGCCTCCGGCCCGGCACCCAGCTCGGCGGCTGAGGCGCTGCCGTCGGGCTCCATGTCGTCCGCCTTCCCGTGGTGGCGAGACGACCGAGCGCGAGACGGGAGCCTGCCTCCTCCTCCGAGTGTGGCAGACCGGGCCCGGGCGCGTGCCCGGGTCTGGTCACCGTCGCTCAGGCCGGGTCGTGGTCCCAGACGAGGACGGTGTAGCAGGTGGTGATCAGCGCGTGCTCGATCTCGGCCGTGCTGGTCGCGACCGCCGTCGTCCCGTCCTGGTGGTACCAGCGCTCGGTGAAGGCGACCCGGTCGCCGCCGTCCACGAGGTCGGTGACCCGCAGCCCGAGGCGGCGGCTGCGGGTGTGCAGCAGCCAGGCGCGGATCGCCGGTCGGCCGTGGAGCTGCTGGGGTGCGGAGGGCGGGTTGTCGGGATCGACGACGAGCACCTCCGCCGCAGGTGCGTAGCACGACGCCTGGTGGTCGACGTCGCCCTCCTCGACGGCTCGGGTGAGGTCGAGCAGCGAGAACCCGGGGACCCTGGGCTCCGGCAGCTGGCTCCAGCCGCGGGTCTGCGGGTCGCGGGGGAACCGACGGGTCCAGGACCTCGCGCGGCTCGCGGCCACGGGTGCGTCTGTGGTCATGTGATCGCCTGCCTCTGCTGTGCGGTGACGGATGGGCGCGGCGGACCGGGGTGCCGTGGCGACGTTGCCACGGCACCCGCAGCCGCCCCCCCGTTCCCCCGACGAGGTCGAGGACGCCGGCGTCGGACGGCCGGCGAGGCGGGGAAGGGGTCACGCGGGACGGCGCAGCGGGATCCGCGGTGCGCCGTCGATCTGATGCCGGGATGGGCAGGGGGTCAGTGCACTGCTGGGTGAGGATCGGATTCCGGATGTGGGGAGAGATCTCTCCCGATGACCGCGGCGTACTTCTGCGGCGATGTCATCTCCCGAGCCAACTGTGTGACAGCACTCATGAGTAGAGGCTGATCCGACACCCCTGTCAACGGGGGCACAAACCATTGTCGCCCGACAGGACGGGGCCACTGCGCGGTGGCGAGCCCGCTGCCGCCCCCGGCGACCTGGGGATCCGGTGCGCGCCCCAGCCGGCTGCCGAGCTCGCCGGACCTGCTGACGCGCGCACCCGGTCGCGTCCTGGCAGCCTGGGTCCACCAGCGCCGGCCGGAACGGAAAGGGGCTGCCTGCCGTTTCGCCCTCCCGCGTGGTGGGTATCACGATTGCCTCTGCGGGCATTCGGGATTATCGTTGCTGCACGGCTTGGTCGCCGAGCAACTCCACAACCCAGATAAATTTGATCGCGGCAGTTCGCGTTCCGTCATCAGCACAACTGCCGCCTCATAGGTCGTCGGGCCAGCATCACGTGCACGACTTCCCGCGTTCATGAACCCGAAACCAGGGCGCGCGGGAAAGACACGTTGATCACCTCCCACGTCATCTCCACCGGCAGTTCCCCATTGCTTCAGAAGGCAGGCAAGGGTCACATGATGCTTTTCCACGCGCACCTCCACCTCTGCTCCGGTGCTCCGCACCGAGACGGCCGCACCCGCCTGTGCGAGGGGCGCCCGCGGGACTAGCCCGCGGCCTCCGCCGGTCGGCGGACCCGCCGGCACCAGCGGTCGGTCGCCCCGAGGGCTGGACCCGGCCCGGCTCTGTCCCTGCGCCGACGCCCCCTCGCGGGATCCTCCCGACCTGGTCCGGGGACTGCTCTCCCGTCACCCCAGGGTCGGCGTCAACCGCCTGCAGTCGCCTGGGCGCCCCGGCCCTGCTCACCTCGCGCGCCCGTGGCGCGCGGGCCCCTTGCTCGAGGACGAGGAAAGGCAGAACGACACCGACATGAGCACCCAGACGAGCTTCGACGTGACCGGGCTCAGCCGCGCCATCCGACGACGTGACTGCCGCTACCACCTGGCGCTGTACGCCGCCGACGCCGAGGTGGAGATCTTCGACCGCGCCCAACCCGGGACGCCGCTCCGGGTGCTGCGCGGCCGGCCGGCCATCGGCGACTGGCTCCAGGGGATGTCCTCGGCCGCGGTGCACTACGACGTGCGGGACGCGGTCGTCCAGCGGGACCGGGTCAGCTACACCGAGGAGTGCCGCTACGGCGACGGCAGCAGCGTGGCGTTCGACTGCGACGCCGAGGTGCGTCGCGGTCAGATCGTCCACGCTGCCGTGACCCTGGCCCGCGTCCCCCCGCACGAGGCGGTCCCGCCGGCTGCGCAGCGGACCGCGCCACGGGCGCCGGAGCGCCCGGCGCGCCGGAGCCTGCGTCCACCGACGCCCTCGCGCCCCGAGATGAGCCGGGACCTGCCCGGCAACTTCCTCGGATGATCTCGTGCCCCGGTGGGAGGGCCGGACCGTGACGATCGACCGTCAACCTCAGCTCAGCGCCCTGCAGTTGGCCAAGTCCCTCCACCCCTCCGCCGCCGGCCGGTCCCGGCAGGACGCGCAGGACGAGGCCGGCTCGAGCGGTCACGCTCCCGCCGGGTCCGCCGGACCTGACCCCGGGGTGCTGGCGGTCCTGTGGGGTGAGGACGTCTGCCGGGCGCGGCTCCGGTCGGCCGGCCAGGGGTGGCTGTCCGGACCCTCCCTCCCGGGGCGGCTCCCGGTGGTGGTCGCCTCGCTGGAAGGCGATGCCCTCGTGCTCGTCGGGCGCGTCGCGCCGGACGGCGGCGGGACCGGCCTGCGCAGCACCGCCCAGCTCGAGGTCGGGGGGGTCTCGGCAGGGCGGCGCTGGGTCGTGCGCTCCAGCGGTCTCCTGCAGCGGGCGCTCCCCGACCGGCCGCGTCGCCCGGCGGGGCACGGCGAAGGCTCTGCGTCCAGGGACGC
The window above is part of the Friedmanniella luteola genome. Proteins encoded here:
- a CDS encoding GAF and ANTAR domain-containing protein — its product is MEPDGSASAAELGAGPEAVTDDKSPSSQEQSTQEDDLRRSVAALGTLASRELDLEQLLTRVAQFAVRAIPAAEGAGLTLIQLGRPNTVVVTADFVRQVDDIQYTLMQGPCVSAAADGRTVLSGSLGSDRRWPRFGSKVARLGVHSAVSLPLITSDGVVGAMNVYAHAKHAFDDHAAVLGEAFAGPAAIAVQNAAILAQALRLAEHLEASQRTRGIVDRAVGMLMSRSGDTEHDALERLRAISRHEERKLVDVAQQIIDETVRRARRRRDS
- a CDS encoding nuclear transport factor 2 family protein, which encodes MTTDAPVAASRARSWTRRFPRDPQTRGWSQLPEPRVPGFSLLDLTRAVEEGDVDHQASCYAPAAEVLVVDPDNPPSAPQQLHGRPAIRAWLLHTRSRRLGLRVTDLVDGGDRVAFTERWYHQDGTTAVATSTAEIEHALITTCYTVLVWDHDPA